The following coding sequences lie in one Arachis ipaensis cultivar K30076 chromosome B03, Araip1.1, whole genome shotgun sequence genomic window:
- the LOC107633274 gene encoding 3-oxo-Delta(4,5)-steroid 5-beta-reductase-like, which produces MLRNVLQTVIPNAPNLRHVSLQTGGKHYVGPFELFGKIQPHEPPFTEDLPRLKAPNFYYTQEDILYEETQTKDGVFWSVHRPQVIFGFSPYSLMNMVGTLCVYAAICKHERVPLRFLGTKSAWEDYTTASDADLITE; this is translated from the coding sequence ATGCTCAGAAACGTCCTCCAAACCGTTATCCCCAATGCCCCCAATCTCCGCCACGTGTCCCTCCAGACTGGTGGCAAGCACTACGTAGGTCCCTTCGAGCTCTTCGGCAAGATCCAACCCCACGAGCCGCCGTTCACGGAGGATCTACCACGACTCAAGGCCCCCAATTTCTATTACACTCAGGAAGACATCTTGTACGAAGAGACGCAGACAAAGGATGGTGTTTTTTGGTCGGTGCACCGGCCGCAAGTGATCTTCGGATTCTCACCTTACAGCTTGATGAACATGGTGGGAACCCTGTGCGTGTATGCAGCGATTTGCAAGCACGAGAGGGTTCCGTTGAGATTCCTTGGAACCAAATCGGCATGGGAGGATTACACGACGGCGTCGGATGCTGATTTGATCACGGAGTAG